Genomic segment of Paenibacillus sp. FSL R5-0623:
TTGTTGACAAGTGCAGCAGGTGCATCATCAGGTACGATTCAAATTGCAACATCTGATTTCTAATGATGTAATGCACTCGTTGAACCTCTGTCGGACATTTTGTCGACAGGGGTTTTTCTTTTTTTGTGGATATACATAGGTTTAAAGGGGTATTTTGAGGAAATAAAAGTTAATAAAATACTCGCTTCCTATTATGGTGAGGCAGTAGATGAAAACGTTAAATTCGTTGGAACAACGATAGCGTACGTAGAAGAATAAATCCTTACTGAAGAGGAAGTAGAAGTAACAACTAATAACTACATAAATGCGAACCTATAGATTACTATAACGAACAGAACAAAGCGAGTATTTCATAAGAAAAAATTAAAATTATAAAAGAACAACCCGCCATAGGTTGCCGTATGGAGTGGAGACCTGGCTTCACAAAATCTATTATTTTTACAATCGATATTATAGAGTAATAGATAAAAGAGAGATTATTCCAACTATGTGTTACGGTATATTTAGGTGTTGAATACAATATTTTGAATTTATATTAACAAGAGGTGGGAAAAACCGTGAAGAATAGAAACATAACAGGTATTATAGTGGCCATAATTTATTGTGTTGTTCTTTATGTTTTTTTAACTGATGCCCCCCCTGGTGAAGCTCCAAATAATCCGTTTTGGATTTATTTATTGATTCCAATTGGAGCTATTGTAATTACGTCTCTTTTTGATTATGTGGACAAGTTCGATTTCTTCAGGAAAAGGAAGAAATAGAAGTAAAGAAAAAATTTCTAAATCATTTTTTGCGGGAGTTCTGCTCTCTGTTGGAATTAACGTCAATCTACAATTACTAACAGATCACAATTCATTTACTGTACCACAACCATAAGGTTGGCAAGTCTGAATTGTCGAAACAGTATTAATAAATCCAGTATAATCATGATATCTATCTGCTAATGCCTGTGGAGCGTATCTGAGATCTTCATAAATGGGGTCTAACTTTTTTGATTGCATAATTCACTTCGCCGGTTTGCAGATTTTCATACTTTACTTGCTATCATCGACTTTTGTAATTTTCAACTCATCTTCTCCATTTGAATCGGTCGCAATATAGTAATTGTCATATTGAACTAATGTAGAACCATCCGTAAAAGTTACAGAATTACTGGTTGTGCTTTCAACTAAATCTAAGAGGCTTTTATCCACTTGTGACACTGGCAAAGAAGATGGTAAATCTACCTGATCCTGAGCAAAAGCTGGTAGTGAGATAGATGGTTGATCGACACTTCCATGATACCAAACAAAGAGGTTTTTTTCTGTCACTAGAAACAGTACTGTTTAAATCTTCTTACGTCCACAAGGGTTAACTCATTATTTTAAGTGCGAAAGTTGAGTGAATAATAAATGCGTATTACCCTTAAACTTTAACAGCGCCTTTATACAGGCTTGTTTACTTTAGTGTTCATTCGATTAATTTAAGGTATAGGCGGCACGCAGATTGGTGTTGGCATACAGGAGGTTAGTGGATGATGAATAGAACAATCTTATTTGAAACGGAACGGTTGGAATGTGCGACTTGGAACGAAGGAGATCGTGCGCTGGCGTTTGCATTGTGGGGCGATCATGAGGTTGCCAAGTGGATTAGCAGCAAGGGATTTTTGAGCGAGGATGAGGTAGAAGCGCGATTGACACAGGAGATTCAAAGGCAGAAGGAAGCGGGTGTGCAATATTGGCCCCTTTTTGAGAAAGAGTCGGAGGTGTTTGTCGGTTGCTGTGGCCTGCGTCCGTATTCTCCTGAAGAGGAGATCTATGAATTGGGATTTCATCTAACCCGGGATCACTGGGGGAAAGGGTATGCCCAGGAAGCAGCGCGTGCGGTGATTGGTTATGCCTTTGAAAAATTGAACGTGAAGGCATTGTTTGCCGGGCATCATCCGGATAATGAAGTGTCACGTCACATCTTGATTAAGCTGGGATTTGAGTATAAAGGTGATGAACGTTATGAACCGACAGGAAAGATGCATCCATCGTATGTATTGCAAAATAAGAAACCCCTGACCAATGAAGGACAGGGATTGCGTGTTAGGTGATACTGAATAACACGGTTTTGGTTCCGACAAGTATAGATCCGCTGTTAACAAAATAATAGTTGGAGGCGGCATCCAGCGTTAAAGGTCCTGTCCAGGTGATCGTAGCAAACTGACTACTGAATATGCCTGTTGGAGGGACATCACTTAAGGCGAGTGTGACGGTCACATTGCCATTGATCGTGGAATTGGTAATGTGTGAGTATCCTCTGACGTTAATGGTGCTGTCTGAGGCACTATCTACCATCCGTTGAATATTCAAACCGTTATGAATCATCGTGTTGATGCGACTGTGATACAGGTAGGTGTTCAGATTACCCATATGACCGGATTGTACAATATTTCCAACGACTCTGGCATTGAGCAATTGAAATTCAATGGTCGTGAACGGGTCACCCACAGCCACGTTCTGAAAAGTGACGTCACCGCTTATAATGGCGCCGTCCGTGTAGTTGGTATGCGTGCTGACGGACGTGCCGTCATTAAACGT
This window contains:
- a CDS encoding GNAT family N-acetyltransferase; this translates as MMNRTILFETERLECATWNEGDRALAFALWGDHEVAKWISSKGFLSEDEVEARLTQEIQRQKEAGVQYWPLFEKESEVFVGCCGLRPYSPEEEIYELGFHLTRDHWGKGYAQEAARAVIGYAFEKLNVKALFAGHHPDNEVSRHILIKLGFEYKGDERYEPTGKMHPSYVLQNKKPLTNEGQGLRVR